A single genomic interval of Bacteroidota bacterium harbors:
- a CDS encoding T9SS type A sorting domain-containing protein, translating into MKKAIQLLVLASAVFTIQAKAQTGTLTGWGMAVCNQYSFSICPGEVITPNNYGSQNFVCTGRPHEDVSFINQGPLWRVESRTWSFTPTLSGALVTGVDQNNNPVSITLLANDLLQPAIYSPVANPQYVEFSVNNVNTGILFDRNSYQISLTATLSASFSLSLSNGLLSGTSNVAGNSTWNIYSTPNGIGGPYTFVASFNTPSFSLNVGPGCYYVTHTVNYSPCGTACEAMTVCNASCDKKLPEGKIGVNTDLPVLLQLFPNPASNQVTLEIPSTDDTEFQVRIYDMSGKLVTDMRKQAAAGATTQVMLDLGAYGAGTYLVKVSGNKLGEQHRTLIVE; encoded by the coding sequence ATGAAAAAAGCAATTCAACTTCTGGTTCTGGCTTCGGCCGTCTTTACTATTCAGGCAAAAGCACAAACCGGTACACTTACCGGTTGGGGTATGGCAGTATGCAACCAATACAGTTTTTCAATATGTCCGGGTGAAGTTATCACCCCGAACAATTATGGATCACAAAATTTTGTGTGTACAGGCCGCCCGCACGAAGACGTTTCTTTCATCAACCAGGGTCCGCTCTGGCGTGTGGAGTCGCGGACATGGTCATTTACACCTACGCTTTCCGGCGCATTGGTAACCGGTGTTGACCAGAATAACAATCCGGTGAGTATTACACTTCTCGCCAACGATCTGCTTCAGCCGGCGATCTATTCTCCTGTCGCAAATCCGCAGTATGTGGAGTTTTCGGTGAATAATGTCAACACCGGAATTTTGTTTGACAGAAATTCATATCAGATTTCGCTTACGGCCACCCTTTCTGCCTCGTTTTCGCTAAGCCTGAGCAATGGCCTGCTGTCGGGCACGAGCAATGTAGCGGGAAACAGCACATGGAACATTTACAGTACACCCAATGGAATTGGCGGCCCATATACGTTTGTGGCTTCGTTTAACACACCGTCTTTTTCGCTTAATGTGGGCCCGGGTTGTTACTATGTTACGCATACGGTTAATTATTCGCCCTGCGGTACTGCCTGTGAAGCCATGACTGTGTGCAACGCTTCGTGCGATAAAAAACTGCCTGAGGGAAAAATAGGTGTCAATACTGATTTGCCGGTGCTTTTGCAACTTTTCCCGAACCCGGCATCAAATCAGGTAACACTGGAAATTCCATCTACTGATGATACTGAATTTCAGGTGCGCATTTACGACATGAGCGGAAAACTGGTAACAGATATGCGCAAACAGGCTGCAGCCGGAGCCACCACACAGGTAATGCTTGATCTGGGGGCTTACGGTGCAGGCACTTATCTTGTAAAAGTATCGGGCAATAAACTTGGCGAACAACACCGCACGTTGATTGTGGAATAG
- a CDS encoding FAD-binding oxidoreductase gives MQRADYLIVGQSLSGSILALTLLEAGKTVHVIDMPGLSMSSRVAAGVYNPFNFRRMVNTWEAETVAPFATAFYTQAEKLLGAAFHQRRPVWKILADAGERVLWEKACAERPGLFARAGILENQLPGMLHAPHGIGEVSGSGSINTVAFIEAVRQLLREKNALTEAVFDESRLVLHGGGVEYNGQIAARVCVNCQGHLAAQTTLFAFLPLRPMKGEVLHLHIPGLATDAVLNRGAYLLPLGGDTFVCGATYEAGQTTETTSETARTELLGKLSKFVTAPITVQAQYAGVRPAVKDRRPLLGRHPQHPQLAVFNGMGSKAVMLAPWLAKQLITHLETDVSLPAEVNLNRFTRS, from the coding sequence ATGCAAAGAGCCGATTACTTAATTGTGGGTCAAAGCCTTTCGGGCAGCATTCTTGCGCTTACGCTGCTTGAAGCAGGCAAAACCGTGCATGTAATTGATATGCCCGGGCTTTCGATGAGCTCGCGTGTGGCTGCGGGTGTTTACAATCCGTTCAATTTCCGGCGCATGGTCAATACGTGGGAAGCCGAAACGGTGGCACCTTTTGCCACGGCTTTTTACACGCAGGCTGAAAAGCTTTTGGGTGCGGCATTTCACCAGCGCCGCCCGGTATGGAAAATACTGGCCGATGCAGGCGAGCGTGTACTCTGGGAAAAAGCCTGTGCCGAACGCCCGGGACTTTTTGCCCGCGCCGGAATTCTCGAAAATCAGCTGCCCGGTATGTTGCATGCACCGCATGGCATTGGTGAGGTAAGCGGTTCGGGAAGTATAAACACCGTTGCCTTTATTGAGGCGGTAAGGCAACTGCTGCGTGAAAAAAATGCGCTTACCGAAGCGGTATTCGATGAAAGCCGGCTTGTGCTGCACGGCGGCGGTGTGGAGTATAACGGGCAAATTGCCGCGCGGGTGTGTGTAAACTGTCAGGGCCACCTGGCGGCGCAAACCACGTTGTTTGCTTTCCTGCCGCTGCGGCCCATGAAAGGCGAAGTGCTGCACCTGCACATTCCGGGCCTGGCAACAGATGCCGTGCTTAACCGCGGCGCTTATCTGCTGCCGCTGGGCGGCGATACATTTGTGTGCGGCGCCACCTACGAAGCCGGCCAAACTACCGAAACCACCAGCGAGACAGCCCGCACCGAACTGCTGGGCAAGCTGAGCAAATTTGTGACCGCACCGATTACCGTGCAGGCGCAGTATGCCGGTGTGCGTCCGGCTGTAAAAGACCGCCGCCCGTTGCTGGGCCGTCATCCGCAGCATCCGCAGCTGGCCGTGTTCAACGGCATGGGCAGCAAAGCAGTAATGCTGGCGCCGTGGCTGGCAAAGCAGCTCATTACACACCTCGAAACGGATGTTTCTTTACCGGCCGAGGTAAATCTGAATCGCTTTACCCGCAGCTGA
- the rimK gene encoding 30S ribosomal protein S6--L-glutamate ligase, producing MRIAILSRNPNLYSTQRLVEAGKERGHDIMVVDHQKCVLVIEQSRPQIIYKGHPLEGIDAVIPRIGASVTFYGAAVVRQFEQMKVFSTVESQALVRSRDKLRSLQLLAKAGLGMPKTAFAASARDIDDVIKQVGGAPVVIKLLEGTQGIGVILAETHNSAKSVIEAFLDVEVNILVQEFIAEAKGADVRAFIVDGQIVGAMRRQGAEGDFRSNLHRGGKAQLIQLSPEEKATAMKAVKKLGLAIAGVDMLQSKRGPLVMEVNSSPGLEGIEGATGVDIAGKIIEYVERNEFHSHLH from the coding sequence ATGCGCATCGCAATCCTTTCAAGAAACCCTAACCTCTACTCCACCCAGCGTTTGGTGGAAGCCGGCAAAGAGCGCGGCCACGATATTATGGTGGTCGATCACCAGAAATGTGTGCTGGTGATTGAGCAAAGCCGTCCGCAGATTATTTATAAAGGCCATCCGCTCGAAGGCATTGATGCCGTTATTCCGCGTATTGGCGCCAGCGTTACGTTTTACGGCGCGGCCGTGGTGCGGCAGTTCGAGCAGATGAAAGTATTTTCTACTGTTGAATCGCAGGCGCTGGTACGCTCGCGCGATAAGCTGCGCAGCCTGCAGCTGCTGGCCAAAGCCGGACTGGGCATGCCCAAAACCGCATTTGCCGCCAGCGCACGTGATATTGATGATGTGATCAAACAGGTTGGCGGTGCGCCGGTAGTGATTAAGCTGCTTGAAGGTACGCAGGGCATCGGCGTAATTCTGGCCGAAACGCACAACTCGGCCAAATCAGTAATTGAAGCGTTTCTGGATGTGGAGGTAAATATTCTGGTGCAGGAATTTATTGCCGAAGCCAAAGGAGCTGATGTGCGTGCATTTATTGTGGACGGGCAGATTGTGGGCGCCATGCGCAGGCAGGGTGCCGAGGGCGATTTCCGCTCCAACCTGCATCGCGGCGGCAAGGCACAACTCATCCAGCTTTCGCCCGAAGAAAAAGCCACCGCCATGAAAGCGGTAAAGAAACTGGGGCTGGCCATTGCCGGTGTGGATATGCTGCAAAGCAAGCGTGGCCCGCTGGTAATGGAAGTAAACTCATCGCCCGGACTCGAAGGCATTGAAGGTGCCACAGGTGTGGATATTGCCGGAAAAATTATTGAATACGTGGAGCGGAATGAGTTTCACAGTCATTTGCACTGA
- a CDS encoding ATP-dependent zinc protease, whose translation MLRQKINRSECCLLTAPGLSSFLTRVYMWSKTPDQFAGKPRKKKKQRPKQTAGRRERVDFPDLGLFGLTAKLDTGAYTTALHCHHVRIENGVLVFRLLDETHPEYQDREHRFTQFDRKQVRNSFGEEELRYIVRTRIRMGSRIIRSIVSLTDRGNMRYPVLIGRRLLHGRFVVDVSLENALEH comes from the coding sequence GTGCTGCGTCAAAAAATTAACCGCTCCGAATGTTGTTTGCTTACCGCGCCCGGCTTATCTTCGTTTCTCACACGTGTGTATATGTGGAGTAAAACACCCGACCAGTTTGCCGGGAAACCGCGTAAAAAGAAAAAACAACGGCCCAAACAAACTGCCGGTCGGCGTGAGCGGGTTGACTTTCCAGACCTCGGCCTGTTTGGCCTCACCGCCAAGCTTGATACCGGCGCCTACACCACTGCGTTGCATTGTCACCATGTACGTATTGAAAATGGTGTGCTTGTGTTCCGTTTGCTCGATGAAACACATCCCGAATATCAGGACCGCGAACACCGCTTTACCCAATTCGACCGCAAGCAGGTACGCAATTCGTTTGGTGAAGAAGAGCTCCGCTACATTGTGCGTACCCGCATACGTATGGGCAGCCGCATAATCCGCAGCATTGTATCACTCACCGACCGTGGTAACATGCGCTATCCGGTGCTCATCGGCCGCCGTTTGCTGCATGGGCGGTTTGTGGTGGATGTATCGCTCGAAAATGCACTGGAACATTGA
- a CDS encoding STAS/SEC14 domain-containing protein, translating into MNESRINYRGIPGKGYMWSDEDGISWAVLAENALIEVEDAIQLTELARQTYKPEQPFLLILDARQITGMSNEARNYGVNNSFSSMLKAMAIVVDSPATRILANFYMKFNRPRIPTRIFSDTETARAWLLATR; encoded by the coding sequence ATGAACGAATCACGCATTAATTACCGAGGAATTCCCGGGAAAGGATATATGTGGTCTGATGAAGACGGAATATCCTGGGCGGTATTGGCTGAGAATGCGTTGATTGAGGTGGAAGACGCCATACAGCTTACTGAGCTGGCGCGGCAAACCTATAAACCCGAACAACCCTTTCTGCTGATCCTAGATGCGCGGCAGATCACAGGCATGTCAAACGAAGCCCGGAATTATGGTGTCAATAACTCTTTCAGTTCGATGCTGAAGGCTATGGCTATCGTGGTTGATTCGCCTGCAACCCGTATTCTGGCTAACTTTTACATGAAGTTTAACCGGCCCAGAATACCTACACGGATATTTAGTGATACCGAAACCGCCAGAGCCTGGCTGCTGGCAACCCGATAA
- a CDS encoding chromosome partition protein MukE: protein METAIKKYGFLESDEAESLFADLDFALKSGQHIQNFPHQTELFNFLEKYEDEIRLFYRNLFRVNLAAKGSDYTRYFYLELDDESRGIVKTRAKKLSPEYTLLGILLLKIHRIDKFFINDIYVPDLIQLIKGNEEYKNYIYNLFAKRREKEATDIDENTIDEWVRNALKEFERLGWIHYDPRNKELFEIMPSIERLFTMYSYEIHNIDRLIDETNSIEERTGGLYPVEEGEASE, encoded by the coding sequence ATGGAAACTGCAATTAAAAAGTACGGCTTCTTAGAGTCTGATGAAGCCGAAAGCCTGTTCGCTGATCTCGACTTTGCCCTGAAGAGCGGACAACACATTCAGAACTTCCCGCACCAGACGGAACTCTTCAATTTTCTCGAAAAATATGAAGATGAAATCCGTTTGTTTTACCGCAACCTGTTTCGCGTAAACCTTGCCGCCAAAGGTTCTGACTATACCCGCTATTTCTACCTCGAACTCGACGACGAAAGCCGCGGTATTGTAAAAACACGCGCCAAAAAGCTTTCGCCCGAATACACGCTGCTCGGCATTCTGCTGCTGAAAATTCACCGCATCGACAAGTTTTTCATCAACGATATTTATGTGCCCGACCTCATTCAGCTCATTAAAGGCAATGAGGAGTACAAAAATTATATCTACAACCTCTTCGCCAAACGCCGCGAAAAAGAGGCTACCGATATTGATGAAAACACCATTGACGAATGGGTGCGCAATGCGCTGAAAGAGTTTGAACGCCTGGGGTGGATACATTACGATCCGCGAAACAAGGAACTCTTTGAAATTATGCCTTCCATTGAGCGCCTGTTTACCATGTACTCCTACGAAATTCACAACATCGACCGCCTCATCGACGAAACAAACTCGATTGAAGAGCGCACCGGCGGGCTTTACCCGGTTGAAGAAGGTGAAGCTTCCGAATAA
- a CDS encoding histidine kinase, which produces MRIVSYIVIILLLNTCSEGFDGEPESKETESRITGNTSVFAAKDRAAAQIKCNLLFEQAEAYSRQGRVKESIMADSTALRIAEKALLVPEMISIIKRLERKYAIQLQRTQSYQLINKGLKLAREIGDKKAEIDFIAARGMWYFYGGEFDKALPISEECLAKSRAINYSFGISSALADIGSIYMNLKNEKKGVEYFMACKPFADSLKGTTYESQIYQLLASAYLESNQHDSAQVYINKAIRTAELQQDKKVYAACQASLANILIYEGRYNEAIEVARRSIALCREINFKAQIINNYVILRNIALKQGDHKLALTYFEAYAGLKDTLRNDQTLLKEQEKEYVYTLEKKERENQLLLQKNQIQEFQISKTRYVIFGFIFLLLLLLMIGTLLFRQARLKTENWKMSAEQKLLRAQMNPHFIFNSLNSIRYFILSKQNAQAENYLATFSRLIRNSLESSIDDTVSVDREVEMLKDYLGIEALRFNGVFEYEIHIDDALKVNTVRIPQLMIQPFVENAIWHGLLPKKNNRKLLIQLLPGADSGKIRCVIDDNGVGRTAAAQNKSLQKEKHLAIEFVQQRLLLYKKAYHSDCRLTLTDKFDENGDADGLCVVLELPNLYQYKLPVRNEV; this is translated from the coding sequence ATGCGTATCGTTTCATACATAGTTATCATTTTATTACTGAATACATGTAGTGAGGGATTTGACGGAGAGCCCGAAAGCAAGGAAACAGAAAGCCGAATTACCGGCAATACGTCCGTTTTTGCAGCTAAAGATCGCGCTGCTGCGCAGATAAAATGCAACCTGCTGTTTGAACAGGCCGAAGCTTATTCGCGCCAGGGCCGCGTAAAAGAGTCGATAATGGCCGACAGTACCGCGCTTCGGATTGCTGAAAAAGCCTTGCTTGTTCCTGAAATGATTTCGATAATCAAACGGCTCGAAAGGAAGTATGCGATTCAGCTTCAGCGCACGCAATCGTATCAATTAATAAACAAGGGACTAAAGCTTGCCCGTGAGATTGGAGATAAAAAAGCGGAGATTGATTTCATTGCTGCCCGTGGTATGTGGTATTTCTATGGCGGCGAATTTGATAAGGCCCTTCCCATTTCAGAAGAATGCCTTGCAAAAAGCCGGGCTATTAATTACAGCTTTGGCATATCAAGTGCACTTGCTGATATCGGCAGTATTTACATGAACTTAAAAAACGAAAAAAAAGGCGTTGAATATTTTATGGCCTGCAAACCGTTTGCCGACAGTCTGAAAGGAACCACCTATGAATCGCAAATTTACCAGCTTTTGGCAAGTGCATATTTGGAGAGCAACCAGCATGATTCGGCACAGGTGTATATAAATAAAGCGATACGCACGGCTGAGCTACAGCAGGATAAAAAAGTGTATGCCGCCTGTCAGGCCTCGCTGGCCAATATCTTGATTTATGAAGGCCGATACAATGAAGCAATTGAAGTGGCCCGCCGTTCCATTGCACTTTGCAGGGAAATAAACTTCAAAGCTCAGATCATTAACAACTATGTAATTCTGCGAAATATTGCCCTAAAACAGGGCGACCATAAATTGGCGTTAACGTATTTTGAAGCATACGCCGGATTGAAAGATACGCTGCGGAATGACCAGACACTTTTAAAAGAACAGGAAAAGGAATATGTGTACACGCTTGAAAAAAAAGAGCGTGAAAATCAGTTGCTGCTGCAGAAAAATCAAATTCAGGAATTTCAGATCAGTAAGACGAGATATGTGATTTTCGGATTTATTTTTCTTCTTCTGTTGTTGCTGATGATCGGTACACTGCTTTTCAGACAAGCCCGACTAAAAACGGAAAATTGGAAAATGTCGGCCGAACAAAAGTTGCTTCGCGCACAAATGAATCCGCATTTTATCTTTAATTCGCTCAACTCCATCCGTTATTTTATTCTCAGCAAGCAAAATGCCCAAGCCGAAAATTATCTCGCTACGTTTTCACGTCTCATCCGCAATTCGCTTGAGTCTTCAATTGATGATACTGTATCCGTTGATCGGGAGGTGGAAATGCTGAAAGACTATCTCGGTATTGAGGCGCTGCGGTTTAACGGGGTTTTTGAGTATGAAATACATATTGATGATGCACTTAAAGTTAATACCGTGCGGATTCCGCAATTAATGATTCAGCCCTTTGTGGAGAATGCAATCTGGCACGGGCTGCTTCCCAAAAAGAATAACAGAAAACTCCTTATTCAGCTTTTACCCGGGGCTGATTCGGGGAAAATCAGGTGTGTGATAGACGATAATGGCGTGGGGCGCACTGCTGCAGCACAAAATAAATCATTGCAAAAAGAAAAACACCTGGCAATTGAATTTGTGCAGCAGCGCCTGCTGTTGTATAAAAAAGCATACCACAGCGATTGCAGGCTAACGTTAACCGATAAATTCGATGAAAACGGGGATGCAGATGGATTATGCGTTGTACTTGAGCTGCCCAATTTATATCAGTATAAACTGCCTGTGCGAAATGAAGTATAG
- a CDS encoding histidine kinase, with translation MKYSCLFLWLIICSCAGPASDNSTECQTQVEAYNASTRKHSYKHYRDLRLAAWQLGNSGKLHESIAADSAALIIATQLGNDTACLSTIKALQAKYYQLLNRMQVLELCNRGVAIAKKTGNYKDMADLYSAIGLCYFFFEDIDKALAAHRKSLEISRKAGYEFGISSALVDIGSDYIALNRTAEAVPYYLEVEKYAPLCKGTIYEAYIYNSVAAAYWLTQRYDSAFMYSEKAFAIARTLGNSRGIISITATMARIELLRNNTAKAKLLAEQALQQGLETRFAIQLPALYLLLSEIHEKEKNFETAHYYFRKHIHLKDSIADEKTLKIIRSNELEATIRQKENEKELLQQSNQISELKVQQTGILALSLLLVILLLVIIGIARQRQAALKANHQLAIAGQQLLRAQMTPHFIFNSLNSIQALIMQNQNLKAENYLGRFSILLRNILETGSQQSVTLMQEIQMLNDYLHIESVRFDGRFTYSIQADEELNRLNPRIPHMMIQPFAENAVWHGLLPKKGDCGLSVLFRYENQSKLTCIIDDNGVGREESAGYKNPDSKKQQAISFTQSRLAMFNDRYKTQCIFDIEDKYDQHGKALGTKITIQLPIIKK, from the coding sequence ATGAAGTATAGCTGCCTGTTTCTGTGGTTGATTATTTGCTCCTGTGCCGGCCCGGCAAGTGATAATTCAACTGAATGCCAAACGCAGGTCGAAGCCTATAATGCTTCCACCCGCAAACACAGTTATAAACATTATCGCGATTTAAGGCTCGCGGCGTGGCAGCTCGGCAATTCCGGCAAGCTGCATGAATCAATTGCGGCCGATAGTGCGGCTCTTATCATTGCCACTCAATTGGGAAACGATACCGCCTGCCTGAGTACGATAAAAGCACTTCAGGCAAAATACTATCAGTTGCTGAACCGGATGCAGGTGCTGGAGCTTTGCAACCGGGGAGTGGCCATTGCAAAGAAAACGGGTAATTATAAAGACATGGCCGATTTGTACTCGGCAATAGGTCTTTGCTATTTTTTCTTTGAAGACATAGATAAAGCACTGGCCGCGCACCGGAAAAGCCTTGAAATAAGCCGGAAAGCGGGATATGAGTTTGGTATTTCCAGTGCATTGGTTGATATCGGGAGCGATTATATTGCACTGAACCGTACTGCCGAAGCCGTTCCTTATTACCTGGAAGTGGAGAAATATGCGCCGCTGTGTAAAGGAACCATATACGAAGCATATATCTACAACTCTGTGGCGGCGGCTTACTGGCTTACGCAGCGTTACGACTCGGCATTTATGTATTCCGAAAAAGCCTTCGCCATTGCCCGCACGCTAGGAAACAGCCGGGGAATTATCAGCATCACAGCTACAATGGCCCGTATCGAGTTGCTGAGAAACAATACGGCAAAGGCCAAACTTTTGGCCGAACAGGCATTGCAGCAAGGCCTCGAAACCCGTTTTGCCATTCAGCTTCCCGCCCTGTACCTGCTGCTGAGCGAAATTCACGAAAAAGAAAAAAACTTCGAGACTGCACACTATTACTTTCGCAAACACATACATCTGAAAGACAGCATTGCCGATGAAAAAACGCTGAAAATTATCCGCAGCAACGAACTCGAAGCCACCATCAGGCAAAAGGAAAACGAAAAAGAACTGTTGCAGCAAAGCAACCAGATCAGTGAACTTAAAGTGCAGCAAACCGGAATTCTGGCCCTTTCGCTGCTGCTGGTTATTCTGCTGCTTGTAATTATTGGTATTGCCCGGCAGCGCCAGGCGGCATTAAAAGCAAACCACCAGTTGGCCATAGCCGGTCAACAGCTTTTGCGCGCACAGATGACCCCGCATTTTATTTTCAATTCTCTCAACTCCATTCAGGCGCTGATTATGCAGAATCAGAATCTGAAGGCAGAAAACTACCTCGGCAGGTTTTCAATACTGCTGCGCAATATTCTCGAAACCGGAAGCCAGCAAAGCGTAACACTGATGCAGGAAATACAAATGCTCAACGATTACCTGCATATCGAGTCGGTAAGGTTCGACGGCCGATTTACTTATTCTATCCAGGCCGACGAAGAGCTTAACCGGCTCAATCCGCGTATTCCGCACATGATGATTCAGCCTTTTGCCGAAAATGCGGTATGGCATGGCTTACTGCCAAAGAAGGGCGATTGCGGGCTTTCTGTGTTATTCAGGTACGAAAACCAAAGTAAACTAACCTGTATCATCGACGATAATGGAGTGGGCCGCGAAGAAAGTGCCGGTTACAAAAACCCCGATTCAAAAAAGCAACAGGCAATATCCTTCACACAAAGTCGACTGGCCATGTTTAATGACCGATACAAAACCCAATGCATATTTGATATTGAAGATAAATACGACCAACACGGGAAAGCACTGGGAACAAAAATTACCATTCAGTTACCGATAATAAAAAAGTAA
- a CDS encoding response regulator transcription factor: MYRAIIIDDEKAGIESLMILAARYARDIKIVATTRYPEEAAGLIEDYDPDIVFLDVRMPKMSGFDLLSQLPSRDFKLVFTTAYSEYAIKAIRNQAFDYLLKPISDDMFCEFIASLGEKQDKPHSAEDHRRKSIEIAMKDGIQFLPQSDIIRLEASRSYTEIFMDNGVRHIASRPLKDFENRLDTSLFFRCHKSHIVNLRKVKKFVTQDGFFLLMTDGSLPEVSRVIKDDLLARIREK; this comes from the coding sequence ATGTACCGAGCGATTATTATTGATGATGAAAAAGCCGGAATAGAATCGCTGATGATTCTGGCCGCCCGATATGCCCGGGATATAAAAATTGTAGCCACCACACGCTATCCCGAAGAAGCGGCGGGGCTTATTGAAGATTATGATCCGGATATCGTTTTTCTGGATGTTCGGATGCCAAAAATGTCGGGGTTTGATTTGCTTAGCCAATTGCCTTCCCGTGACTTCAAACTTGTGTTTACCACAGCTTACAGCGAATATGCCATAAAGGCCATCCGTAATCAGGCATTCGATTATCTGCTCAAACCCATAAGCGATGATATGTTCTGCGAATTTATTGCTTCGCTGGGTGAGAAACAGGATAAGCCCCATAGCGCAGAAGACCACCGACGCAAGTCGATTGAAATTGCCATGAAAGACGGCATTCAGTTTTTGCCTCAGTCTGATATCATCAGGCTTGAGGCCTCGCGAAGTTACACCGAGATATTTATGGATAACGGTGTGCGCCACATCGCCTCGCGCCCGCTCAAAGATTTTGAAAACCGGCTTGATACATCATTATTCTTCAGGTGCCATAAATCGCATATTGTGAACCTTCGCAAAGTGAAGAAATTTGTAACCCAGGATGGTTTTTTTCTGCTCATGACCGACGGTTCGCTCCCCGAAGTTTCGCGTGTAATAAAGGATGACCTGCTGGCGCGTATTCGCGAAAAATAA
- a CDS encoding succinylglutamate desuccinylase/aspartoacylase family protein: protein MGKPFQIQGQTIQAGQHAQVVLNIYKLPTHTLIEIPVFIFNAKEDGPTVLFLAGMHGDEINGIEVVRRLIQRPDVMKPKRGCVVAIPVINIISFLAGSRDLPDGRDLNRCFPGSRNGSLGSRIAHDLSSTIIPQIDFGVDFHTGGAKITNYPQIRCVFNDPRNIELGKMFAAPLIINSPFRENTLRKEAARQNKPILVYEGGESRRMDYFSIEQGLHGCLRLLHHHGMIDTEVPQGTPVLLNHSGWVRAKSSGLFHTTIDYGAPVRKSEKLGIICDPYGEVEHTVTAPHDGYVVGLNNQPVVNQGDALMHIGSYR, encoded by the coding sequence ATGGGAAAACCGTTTCAGATTCAGGGCCAGACCATACAGGCCGGGCAGCACGCGCAGGTTGTGCTGAATATTTACAAGCTGCCCACGCACACGCTTATTGAAATTCCGGTGTTTATTTTCAACGCTAAAGAAGACGGCCCTACCGTACTTTTTCTGGCGGGTATGCATGGCGATGAAATAAACGGCATTGAAGTAGTGCGCCGCCTTATCCAGCGGCCCGATGTGATGAAACCCAAACGCGGCTGCGTGGTGGCTATTCCGGTAATCAACATCATTTCATTTCTCGCCGGCTCGCGCGATCTGCCCGACGGACGCGACCTGAACCGCTGCTTTCCCGGCAGCCGCAACGGATCGCTGGGCAGCCGCATTGCGCACGATCTTTCATCAACCATAATTCCGCAAATTGATTTTGGTGTGGACTTTCACACCGGCGGCGCCAAAATCACCAACTATCCGCAAATACGCTGCGTGTTTAACGACCCGCGCAATATTGAGCTGGGTAAAATGTTTGCTGCACCGCTCATCATCAATTCGCCCTTCCGCGAAAACACGCTGCGCAAAGAAGCCGCAAGGCAAAACAAACCTATACTGGTGTATGAAGGTGGCGAATCACGACGGATGGATTATTTCAGCATTGAGCAGGGCCTGCACGGCTGCCTGCGCCTGCTGCATCACCACGGCATGATTGACACCGAAGTGCCGCAGGGCACACCCGTGCTGCTCAATCATTCGGGCTGGGTGCGCGCTAAAAGCTCCGGGCTTTTTCATACCACAATTGACTATGGTGCCCCTGTGCGAAAAAGCGAAAAGCTGGGCATCATCTGCGATCCTTACGGCGAAGTGGAACATACCGTAACCGCACCGCACGACGGGTATGTGGTGGGGCTGAATAACCAGCCAGTAGTGAATCAGGGCGATGCGTTAATGCATATCGGTTCTTACAGGTAA